A genome region from Desulfobulbaceae bacterium includes the following:
- a CDS encoding phage tail protein — MEELLQQLVRQIQNKYFGKYRGFVVDNNDPEQLGRVSLRVPSVLGDAVTGWALPCLPFGGKADQGMFTIPEVDAQVWVEFEEGELSHPIWTGTFWQQNGDIPAEAAKSPPTTRLFKTPSGHILQFDDEAGAEQYRLHHPAGAEMTIDAQGSIVLTDANGATIGMDASGNQIEVRDVNGNTMTMSVSGTTVEDSNGNTIEMGVTGIKLTASATVVVEAAQVMLGGQGGEPIIKGPSFLTLFATHIHPTAVGPSGPPIPQGEMSSLSTKVLTS; from the coding sequence ATGGAAGAACTCCTGCAACAACTGGTTCGCCAGATTCAAAATAAATATTTCGGCAAGTACCGTGGGTTTGTGGTCGACAATAACGATCCGGAACAACTGGGGCGGGTCTCTTTGCGGGTGCCATCGGTGCTGGGTGACGCGGTGACTGGATGGGCACTGCCGTGTCTGCCTTTTGGGGGTAAGGCCGATCAGGGGATGTTTACTATTCCTGAGGTGGACGCCCAGGTATGGGTGGAATTTGAAGAGGGGGAGTTGTCTCACCCCATTTGGACCGGGACCTTCTGGCAGCAAAATGGTGATATCCCTGCCGAGGCTGCTAAGTCACCGCCAACCACCCGGCTTTTTAAAACACCGTCGGGCCATATCCTTCAGTTTGATGATGAAGCGGGGGCCGAACAATACCGCCTTCACCATCCGGCTGGGGCCGAAATGACCATCGATGCTCAAGGTAGCATCGTGTTGACCGATGCCAATGGAGCCACCATTGGCATGGATGCCAGTGGCAACCAAATCGAGGTCAGAGACGTAAACGGTAATACCATGACCATGAGCGTGAGCGGCACTACGGTCGAAGACAGCAATGGCAACACCATCGAGATGGGCGTTACGGGGATTAAGCTTACGGCTAGTGCTACCGTGGTGGTGGAGGCAGCGCAGGTAATGCTCGGAGGTCAGGGTGGGGAGCCTATTATCAAGGGACCGAGTTTTCTGACTCTTTTTGCCACCCATATTCATCCCACTGCGGTCGGACCGTCAGGCCCGCCGATCCCGCAGGGGGAAATGAGCAGTTTGTCTACCAAGGTGTTAACCAGTTGA
- a CDS encoding GPW/gp25 family protein: MPRLIDPAYMSFPLRVTAAGVATSGRRVHVREQIEQVLFTDPGERVFRPEFGAGLRALIFEPNGSVLAEILRKRLTDSLGEALTGEVDPKTLQIDVRAEEEKLFVLISYALATIGFNESYEIPVV; this comes from the coding sequence ATGCCACGACTGATTGATCCGGCCTATATGAGTTTTCCTTTGCGAGTGACTGCTGCCGGCGTTGCGACTTCGGGGCGGCGCGTCCATGTGCGGGAACAAATCGAGCAGGTTTTGTTCACTGATCCAGGCGAGCGGGTGTTCCGTCCGGAATTTGGAGCTGGCTTGAGGGCCTTGATCTTTGAGCCCAACGGCTCGGTGCTGGCCGAGATTCTCCGTAAGAGGTTGACTGATTCTCTGGGGGAGGCGCTTACGGGTGAGGTCGATCCCAAGACCTTGCAGATTGATGTCCGCGCCGAGGAGGAGAAGCTGTTTGTGTTGATTTCGTATGCCCTGGCGACGATTGGTTTTAACGAATCATATGAAATTCCTGTGGTTTGA